From the Streptomyces syringium genome, one window contains:
- the rsmD gene encoding 16S rRNA (guanine(966)-N(2))-methyltransferase RsmD yields MTRVIAGTAGGRRLAVPPGNGTRPTSDRAREGLFSTWESLHGTLEGSRVLDLYGGSGAVGLEALSRGAEHTLLVEADARAVRTIRDNVRAVGLPGAEVRSGKAEQVVAGAAPQSPYDVVFLDPPYAVTDAELCEILLTLRTRGWLADDALVTVERSTRGGEFPWPDGFEPLRARRYGEGTLWYGRAASTRTADPAPCTS; encoded by the coding sequence ATGACCCGCGTGATCGCCGGCACCGCCGGCGGACGCCGCCTGGCCGTACCGCCCGGCAACGGCACCCGCCCGACCTCCGACCGGGCGCGCGAGGGCCTGTTCTCCACCTGGGAGTCGCTGCACGGCACCCTGGAGGGCAGCCGGGTCCTGGACCTCTACGGCGGCTCGGGCGCCGTCGGCCTGGAGGCGCTCTCGCGGGGCGCCGAGCACACCCTGCTGGTCGAGGCCGACGCCCGTGCGGTGCGCACCATCCGGGACAACGTCCGCGCGGTCGGCCTGCCCGGCGCCGAGGTCCGCAGCGGCAAGGCCGAGCAGGTCGTCGCCGGTGCCGCGCCGCAGAGCCCGTACGACGTGGTCTTCCTCGACCCGCCCTACGCCGTCACCGACGCCGAACTGTGCGAGATCCTCCTCACACTGCGCACCCGGGGGTGGCTCGCGGACGACGCGCTGGTCACTGTGGAGAGAAGCACCAGGGGAGGGGAATTCCCCTGGCCGGACGGTTTCGAGCCCCTGAGGGCCCGTCGCTACGGGGAGGGGACGCTTTGGTACGGTCGCGCCGCCTCGACGCGCACCGCCGACCCGGCTCCGTGCACGTCATGA
- a CDS encoding DUF3515 domain-containing protein, whose product MKSLLRRPLGLSAVAVLCAAVGCSSTDDAAGLVVPTPSAREAQLCRALHEELPEAVDGHRRRTTEPVSDFTAAWGTPAIALRCGVGRPKILTSGSEHYNPAADSVEINGVEWLPEKQPDGSVRCTTTLRAAWVEVTLPKKYVGDAGDISALTDFADAVKKTIPEGVV is encoded by the coding sequence GTGAAGTCTTTACTCCGCCGGCCCCTCGGCCTGTCCGCTGTCGCCGTGCTGTGCGCGGCCGTTGGCTGCTCATCCACGGACGACGCGGCGGGCCTGGTGGTTCCCACGCCGTCGGCGCGGGAGGCCCAGCTCTGCCGGGCTCTGCACGAGGAACTGCCCGAGGCCGTGGACGGGCACCGGCGGCGTACCACTGAACCCGTCTCGGACTTCACGGCCGCGTGGGGCACGCCCGCGATCGCCCTGCGGTGCGGGGTGGGCCGCCCCAAGATCCTTACGTCCGGCTCCGAACACTACAACCCCGCCGCGGACTCGGTGGAGATCAATGGCGTGGAGTGGCTGCCGGAGAAACAGCCGGACGGCAGCGTCCGCTGCACGACCACACTGCGGGCGGCGTGGGTGGAGGTCACCCTGCCGAAGAAATACGTCGGCGACGCCGGCGACATCAGTGCGCTCACCGATTTCGCCGACGCCGTCAAGAAGACGATTCCCGAGGGCGTCGTCTGA
- the rpmB gene encoding 50S ribosomal protein L28, which yields MAANCDVCGKGPGFGNAISHSHRRTPRRWNPNIQRVRAVVGSTPKRLNVCTSCIKAGKVSR from the coding sequence GTGGCTGCCAACTGCGACGTCTGCGGCAAGGGGCCGGGCTTCGGCAACGCTATTTCGCACTCGCACCGCCGTACCCCCCGCCGTTGGAACCCCAACATCCAGCGGGTGCGTGCAGTGGTCGGGAGCACGCCGAAGCGGCTCAACGTCTGCACCTCGTGCATCAAGGCCGGCAAGGTCTCGCGCTAG
- the thiD gene encoding bifunctional hydroxymethylpyrimidine kinase/phosphomethylpyrimidine kinase — protein sequence MGIPPRVLTVAGSDSGGGAGIQADLKTMLALGVHGMSVLTAVTAQNSLGVQGAWELPAEAVRAQFRSVVDDIGVQAVKTGMLASAELVETVAGLLAGVDAPVVVDPVGVSKHGDALLAASALDAVRTKLLPAATVATPNLDEVAWLTGVRVRTESDLRRAADAVLSHGPRWALIKGGHLAGDAVDLLTDGTEEHWLRAVRHDNRHTHGTGCTLASAIAARLAQGRSVPEAVADAKDYVTGAIAAGFPLGGGIGPVDHGWRFRDHRN from the coding sequence ATGGGCATACCTCCACGCGTCCTGACCGTCGCCGGCTCCGACTCCGGCGGCGGTGCGGGCATCCAGGCCGACCTGAAGACGATGCTCGCGCTCGGCGTGCACGGCATGAGCGTGCTCACGGCCGTCACCGCCCAGAACTCCTTGGGCGTCCAGGGGGCCTGGGAGCTGCCGGCCGAGGCCGTACGGGCCCAGTTCCGCAGCGTCGTCGACGACATCGGCGTCCAGGCCGTCAAGACCGGCATGCTCGCCTCGGCGGAACTGGTGGAGACCGTCGCGGGGCTGCTCGCCGGGGTCGACGCCCCCGTGGTCGTCGACCCGGTGGGCGTCTCCAAGCACGGCGACGCGCTGCTCGCCGCCTCCGCGCTGGACGCGGTCCGCACGAAACTGCTGCCGGCCGCCACGGTCGCCACCCCCAATCTCGACGAGGTCGCCTGGCTCACCGGCGTGCGCGTGCGGACGGAGAGCGACCTGCGGCGGGCGGCGGACGCGGTGCTCTCCCACGGCCCGCGCTGGGCGCTGATCAAGGGCGGTCATCTGGCGGGCGACGCCGTCGACCTGCTGACCGACGGCACCGAGGAGCACTGGCTGCGGGCCGTGCGCCACGACAACCGCCACACCCACGGCACCGGCTGCACCCTGGCGAGCGCCATCGCGGCGCGACTGGCACAGGGACGCTCGGTGCCGGAGGCGGTGGCCGACGCCAAGGACTACGTCACCGGCGCCATCGCCGCCGGCTTCCCGCTCGGCGGCGGGATCGGACCGGTGGACCACGGGTGGCGGTTCCGGGACCACCGGAACTGA
- the coaD gene encoding pantetheine-phosphate adenylyltransferase: protein MRRAVCPGSFDPVTNGHLDIIARASRLYDVVHVAVMVNQSKKGLFTVEERIELLRQVTAEYGNVRVESFHGLLVDFCKQREIPAIVKGLRAVSDFDYELQMAQMNNGLSGVETLFVPTNPTYSFLSSSLVKEVAAWGGDVSHLVPPLVLESLTERLAQR, encoded by the coding sequence TTGCGCCGCGCCGTCTGTCCGGGGTCGTTCGACCCCGTCACCAATGGACATCTCGACATCATCGCCCGAGCTTCCAGGCTGTACGACGTCGTGCACGTCGCAGTGATGGTGAACCAGTCGAAGAAGGGCCTGTTCACCGTCGAGGAGCGGATAGAGCTGCTCCGACAGGTCACCGCCGAATACGGCAATGTGCGGGTGGAGTCCTTCCACGGTCTGCTCGTGGACTTCTGCAAGCAGCGTGAGATCCCCGCCATCGTCAAGGGGCTGCGGGCGGTGAGCGATTTCGACTACGAGCTGCAGATGGCCCAGATGAACAACGGGCTCTCGGGCGTGGAGACCCTCTTCGTCCCCACCAACCCCACCTACAGCTTCCTCTCCTCCAGCCTCGTCAAAGAGGTGGCGGCATGGGGCGGCGACGTCTCCCATCTGGTGCCGCCGCTGGTGCTGGAATCCCTCACCGAGCGGCTCGCCCAGCGCTGA
- a CDS encoding DAK2 domain-containing protein, translated as MSHTLDADAVRAWCALALDALGRAREEIDAINVYPVADGDTGTNLYLTVESAARAVDDVFHGHATTDPASPPAFPDAVRAMAHGALIGARGNSGTILAQLLRGMAEVLTGDPGTAPGTDDAERLRRALRRAVEAAYEGVARPVEGTVLTVAAAAADGAATAPGGAAAVARAAYEAARTALAATPGQLEVLGRAGVVDAGGLGLVEVLGALTRALAGERAGQPSQDAAAPETPATRAWRTESCPADLAGGAEPSYEVIYLLEADDTAVARLRTRLDALGESLVVVGGDGLWNVHVHVDDAGAAVEAGVEAGRPYRIRITHFGAAQEERTRTRERAQRAVVAVVPGEGLAGLCTEAGATVVATRPGQQPAGEELVEAIRRAHAREVVLLPNDAELRQTAAAAAEQARAEGVRVALIPTRSPVQGIAALAVHEPGRRFDEDVVAMTAAAGATRYAELAVAERQSWTMAGVCQAGDVLGLIDGDVAVIGAELAATAETVLDRMLAAGGEMVTLVLGADVPDTVADRLERHVRGGHLAVDTVVYRGGQQSAPLIVGVE; from the coding sequence GTGTCGCACACCCTGGACGCCGACGCGGTTCGTGCCTGGTGCGCCCTGGCACTCGACGCGCTCGGCCGGGCCCGCGAGGAGATCGACGCGATCAACGTCTATCCGGTCGCGGACGGCGACACCGGCACCAACCTCTACCTGACCGTCGAATCCGCCGCCCGGGCCGTCGACGACGTCTTCCACGGCCACGCCACGACGGACCCCGCCTCGCCCCCCGCCTTCCCCGACGCCGTCCGGGCCATGGCGCACGGCGCGCTGATAGGAGCCCGCGGCAATTCCGGGACGATCCTCGCGCAGCTCCTGCGCGGCATGGCGGAGGTCCTCACCGGCGACCCCGGGACGGCACCGGGCACCGACGACGCAGAGCGGCTGCGGCGGGCCCTGCGGCGCGCGGTGGAGGCCGCGTACGAGGGAGTGGCCCGGCCCGTGGAGGGCACGGTGCTGACCGTCGCGGCCGCCGCCGCCGACGGGGCCGCGACCGCCCCGGGCGGCGCCGCCGCCGTGGCCCGCGCCGCGTACGAGGCGGCCCGCACCGCCCTCGCGGCCACCCCCGGCCAGCTGGAGGTCCTCGGCCGGGCCGGGGTCGTGGACGCGGGCGGACTCGGCCTGGTCGAGGTGCTGGGCGCGCTCACGCGGGCGCTGGCGGGGGAGAGGGCCGGGCAGCCCTCCCAGGACGCCGCCGCCCCCGAGACGCCCGCCACGCGCGCGTGGCGGACCGAGAGCTGCCCCGCCGACCTCGCGGGCGGCGCCGAACCCTCCTACGAGGTGATCTACCTGCTGGAGGCGGACGACACCGCCGTCGCACGGCTGCGCACCCGGCTCGACGCCCTCGGCGAATCGCTCGTCGTCGTCGGCGGCGACGGGCTGTGGAACGTCCATGTGCACGTCGACGACGCAGGAGCCGCCGTGGAGGCCGGCGTCGAGGCCGGCCGGCCCTACCGGATCCGGATCACCCACTTCGGTGCGGCCCAGGAGGAACGGACGCGCACCCGCGAGCGCGCCCAGCGGGCCGTCGTCGCGGTCGTGCCCGGCGAGGGACTGGCCGGGCTGTGCACCGAGGCCGGGGCCACGGTCGTCGCGACCCGGCCCGGGCAGCAGCCCGCCGGCGAGGAACTCGTCGAGGCGATCCGCCGCGCCCACGCGCGCGAGGTGGTCCTGCTGCCCAACGACGCGGAACTGCGGCAGACCGCCGCCGCGGCCGCCGAGCAGGCACGCGCCGAGGGCGTCCGCGTCGCCCTCATCCCCACCCGCTCACCGGTCCAGGGCATCGCCGCCCTCGCCGTCCACGAACCCGGCCGGCGCTTCGACGAGGACGTCGTGGCCATGACCGCGGCCGCCGGCGCCACCCGCTACGCCGAACTGGCCGTCGCCGAACGACAGTCCTGGACCATGGCCGGCGTCTGCCAGGCCGGGGACGTGCTCGGCCTGATCGACGGCGACGTGGCCGTCATCGGCGCCGAACTGGCCGCCACCGCCGAGACCGTCCTCGACCGCATGCTCGCGGCGGGCGGCGAGATGGTCACCCTCGTCCTCGGCGCGGACGTCCCCGACACCGTCGCGGACCGCCTGGAACGGCACGTACGCGGCGGGCACCTGGCCGTGGACACAGTGGTCTACCGGGGCGGACAGCAGTCCGCGCCCCTGATCGTCGGGGTGGAGTGA
- the recG gene encoding ATP-dependent DNA helicase RecG produces the protein MPALDEPLKKILGGNTAKVMAEHLDLHTVGDLLHHYPRRYAERGELTRLADLPLDEHATVVAQVAKAAMKTFNHGKGVRLEVVVTDGSGSLTLVFFGRGAYAREKELLPGRRGMFAGKVSVFNRTRQLLHPDYELLDRESGAAAAESFAGRLLPIYPACKQFQSWKLTKAVDTLLDLFEADGWQGIVDPLPPALRDGRGLAPLADAFRKVHRPASKADIEDARARLKWDEAFVLQVALARRRHTDAQLPAVARKPVAGGLLDAFDAKLPFTLTDGQRTVSAEIFDDLATEHPMHRLLQGEVGSGKTMVALRAMLGVVDAGGQAAMLAPTEVLAQQHHRSITEMMGELAEGGMLGGAEQGTKVVLLTGSMGAAARRHALLDLVTGEAGIVIGTHALIEDKVQFHDLGLVVVDEQHRFGVEQRDALRSKGKQPPHLLVMTATPIPRTVAMTVFGDLETSVLDQLPAGRSPIATHVVPAKDKPHFLARTWERVREEVEGGHQAYVVCPRIGDTLGEEPQGEGDTPKKKAAEEPEAEKRPPLAVLDIAEQLAEGPLGGLRVEVLHGRMQPEAKDDVMRRFAAGEVDVLVATTVIEVGVNVPNSTVMVIMDADRFGVSQLHQLRGRVGRGSAPGLCLLVSEASEASPARARLAAVAGTLDGFELSRIDLEQRREGDVLGQAQSGVRSSLRMLTVIDDEEVIAAAREEATAIVTADPELERLPELRTALDALLDKERERYLDKG, from the coding sequence GTGCCCGCGCTCGATGAACCCCTGAAAAAGATCCTCGGCGGCAACACCGCGAAGGTGATGGCCGAGCACCTCGACCTGCACACCGTCGGCGACCTGCTGCACCACTACCCGCGCCGCTACGCCGAGCGCGGCGAGCTGACCCGGCTCGCCGATCTGCCGCTCGACGAGCACGCCACGGTCGTCGCCCAGGTGGCCAAGGCCGCCATGAAGACCTTCAACCACGGCAAGGGCGTCCGCCTGGAGGTCGTGGTCACCGACGGCAGCGGCTCGCTGACCCTGGTCTTCTTCGGCCGCGGCGCCTACGCGCGGGAGAAGGAGCTGCTGCCCGGCCGCCGCGGCATGTTCGCGGGCAAGGTCTCGGTCTTCAACCGCACCCGGCAGCTGCTCCACCCCGACTACGAACTCCTGGACCGCGAGAGCGGCGCGGCCGCCGCCGAGTCCTTCGCTGGGCGGCTGCTGCCGATCTACCCGGCGTGCAAGCAGTTCCAGTCCTGGAAGCTCACCAAGGCCGTCGACACCCTGCTGGACCTCTTCGAGGCGGACGGCTGGCAGGGCATCGTCGACCCGCTGCCCCCCGCGCTGCGCGACGGCCGCGGCCTCGCCCCCCTCGCGGACGCGTTCCGCAAGGTCCACCGGCCGGCCTCGAAGGCCGACATCGAGGACGCCCGGGCCCGGCTGAAGTGGGACGAGGCCTTCGTGCTCCAGGTCGCCCTCGCCCGCCGCCGCCACACCGACGCCCAGCTGCCGGCCGTGGCCCGCAAGCCCGTGGCGGGCGGACTGCTCGACGCCTTCGACGCGAAGCTGCCCTTCACGCTGACCGACGGACAGCGGACGGTCTCGGCGGAGATCTTCGACGACCTGGCCACCGAGCACCCCATGCACCGCCTGCTCCAGGGCGAGGTCGGCTCGGGCAAGACGATGGTCGCCCTGCGCGCCATGCTCGGCGTCGTGGACGCCGGCGGCCAGGCCGCGATGCTCGCCCCCACCGAGGTGCTCGCCCAGCAGCACCACCGGTCGATCACCGAGATGATGGGCGAGCTGGCCGAGGGCGGCATGCTCGGCGGCGCCGAGCAGGGCACCAAGGTGGTGCTGCTCACCGGCTCCATGGGCGCGGCAGCGCGCCGGCACGCGCTGCTCGACCTCGTCACCGGCGAGGCCGGGATCGTCATCGGCACCCACGCCCTGATCGAGGACAAGGTCCAGTTCCACGACCTCGGCCTGGTGGTCGTGGACGAGCAGCACCGGTTCGGCGTCGAACAGCGCGACGCCCTGCGCTCCAAGGGCAAGCAACCCCCGCACCTGCTGGTGATGACCGCGACCCCGATCCCGCGGACCGTCGCCATGACCGTCTTCGGCGACCTGGAGACCTCGGTCCTCGACCAGCTCCCCGCCGGCCGCTCGCCCATCGCCACCCACGTCGTGCCCGCCAAGGACAAGCCGCACTTCCTGGCGCGCACCTGGGAGCGGGTGCGCGAGGAGGTCGAAGGCGGACACCAGGCGTACGTGGTGTGTCCGCGCATCGGCGACACCCTGGGGGAGGAGCCGCAGGGCGAGGGCGACACCCCGAAGAAGAAGGCGGCCGAGGAGCCGGAGGCGGAGAAGCGACCGCCGCTCGCGGTCCTCGACATCGCCGAGCAGCTCGCCGAGGGGCCGCTCGGCGGGCTGCGCGTGGAGGTGCTGCACGGGCGGATGCAGCCCGAGGCGAAGGACGACGTCATGCGCCGCTTCGCCGCGGGCGAGGTGGACGTCCTGGTGGCGACGACCGTCATCGAGGTCGGGGTGAACGTCCCCAACTCCACCGTCATGGTGATCATGGACGCGGACCGGTTCGGCGTCTCCCAGCTGCACCAGCTGCGCGGCCGCGTCGGCCGTGGCTCCGCCCCCGGGCTCTGTCTGCTGGTCAGCGAGGCGTCCGAGGCGAGCCCCGCGCGGGCCCGGCTGGCCGCCGTCGCCGGCACACTGGACGGCTTCGAGCTGTCCCGCATCGACCTGGAGCAGCGCCGCGAGGGCGATGTGCTCGGCCAGGCGCAGTCGGGCGTCCGCTCGTCGCTGCGGATGCTCACCGTCATCGACGACGAGGAGGTCATCGCCGCCGCCCGCGAGGAGGCCACCGCGATCGTCACCGCCGACCCCGAGCTGGAGCGACTGCCCGAGCTGCGCACCGCGTTGGACGCCCTGCTGGACAAGGAGCGGGAGCGCTATCTCGACAAGGGCTGA
- a CDS encoding Lrp/AsnC family transcriptional regulator, which produces MVQAYILIQTEVGKASTVAEVIAKIPGVIQAEDVTGPYDVIVRAQADTVDELGRMVVAKVQQVDGITRTLTCPVVHL; this is translated from the coding sequence GTGGTACAGGCGTACATCCTGATCCAGACCGAGGTCGGCAAAGCGTCGACCGTGGCCGAAGTCATCGCCAAGATCCCGGGGGTGATCCAGGCCGAGGACGTGACCGGACCCTACGACGTCATCGTGCGCGCCCAGGCCGACACCGTGGACGAACTCGGCCGGATGGTGGTCGCGAAGGTGCAGCAGGTGGACGGCATCACCCGCACACTGACCTGCCCGGTCGTCCATCTGTAG
- a CDS encoding YceD family protein, whose product MFDTRELGRRPGALKRVSRSIPAPQDLGIEVIGVAEGATVELDLRLESVMEGVLVTGTARAPLTGECVRCLEPLGRELEVDFQEMFSYPDADDRSRPADTGDDAEEEEDMLFLEGDLFDLEPVLRDAVVLALPLQPVCQEDCPGLCAECGTRLADDLDHHHESVDIRWAALQGLAGSNQDGEMDNAPRSGGDDSQEK is encoded by the coding sequence GTGTTCGACACACGCGAGCTGGGTCGGCGTCCCGGTGCGCTGAAGAGGGTCTCCCGCTCCATTCCGGCCCCCCAGGACCTCGGCATCGAGGTCATCGGGGTCGCCGAGGGCGCGACCGTGGAGCTCGACCTCCGACTGGAGTCGGTCATGGAAGGGGTGCTTGTCACAGGCACCGCCCGTGCACCGCTGACAGGGGAGTGCGTAAGGTGTCTGGAGCCGCTCGGGCGTGAGCTCGAAGTGGACTTCCAGGAGATGTTCTCCTACCCCGACGCCGACGACCGGAGCCGCCCCGCGGACACCGGCGACGACGCCGAGGAAGAGGAGGACATGCTCTTCCTCGAGGGCGACCTGTTCGACCTCGAACCCGTGCTGCGTGACGCGGTGGTGCTCGCACTGCCGCTGCAGCCGGTGTGCCAGGAAGACTGCCCGGGTCTGTGCGCCGAGTGCGGCACGCGACTGGCGGACGACCTGGACCACCACCACGAGTCCGTCGACATTCGTTGGGCGGCACTGCAGGGCCTCGCCGGGTCCAACCAGGACGGCGAGATGGACAACGCACCCCGCTCCGGCGGGGATGACTCACAGGAGAAGTAG
- a CDS encoding D-alanine--D-alanine ligase family protein has product MSSETSSHSPDRSRKPRVAVVFGGRSSEHAISVVTAGAVLRAIDRTKYDVLPIGITTDGRWALTADDPERMAITDRSLPSVEGLAQSLDGTVVLPVDPADREVVYTEPGAMPKALGEVDVVFPVLHGPYGEDGTLQGMLELAGIPYVGAGVLASAVGQDKEYMKRVFISFGLPVGPYEVVRPREWQADPAAARKKIVDFAGEHGWPVFIKPARAGSSMGITKVDDVAGLDEAIAEAHRHDPKIIVESLLSGREIECGVLEFEDGPRASLPAEIPPVTAHDFYDFEAKYIDSAAGIVPAPLSEEQTARIQELAVQAFEATSCEGLVRADFFLTEDGEFVINEINTMPGFTPISMYPRMWQESGVGYQELVDRLVQAALRRPTGLR; this is encoded by the coding sequence ATGAGCAGCGAGACCTCCTCCCACAGCCCTGACCGGAGCCGGAAGCCGCGAGTCGCGGTCGTGTTCGGCGGTCGCAGTTCCGAGCACGCGATCTCCGTCGTCACCGCCGGCGCGGTGCTGCGCGCGATCGACCGCACGAAGTACGACGTGCTGCCGATCGGCATTACCACCGACGGCCGTTGGGCGCTCACCGCCGACGACCCCGAGCGGATGGCCATCACCGACCGCTCGCTGCCGAGCGTGGAGGGGCTGGCCCAGTCCCTCGACGGCACCGTCGTGCTGCCGGTCGACCCCGCCGACCGCGAGGTCGTCTACACCGAGCCGGGCGCCATGCCCAAGGCGCTGGGCGAGGTCGACGTCGTCTTCCCCGTGCTGCACGGCCCCTACGGCGAGGACGGCACCCTGCAGGGCATGCTGGAGCTGGCCGGGATTCCCTACGTCGGGGCGGGCGTGCTCGCCTCGGCCGTGGGCCAGGACAAGGAGTACATGAAGCGCGTCTTCATTTCCTTCGGACTGCCCGTCGGCCCGTACGAGGTCGTGCGGCCCCGTGAGTGGCAGGCCGACCCGGCCGCCGCCCGGAAGAAGATCGTGGACTTCGCCGGGGAGCACGGCTGGCCCGTCTTCATCAAGCCCGCCCGCGCCGGCTCCTCCATGGGCATCACCAAGGTCGACGATGTCGCCGGCCTGGACGAGGCGATCGCCGAGGCGCACCGCCACGACCCGAAGATCATCGTCGAGTCGCTGCTGAGCGGTCGCGAGATCGAGTGCGGCGTGCTGGAATTCGAGGACGGGCCGCGCGCGAGCCTGCCCGCCGAGATCCCCCCGGTCACGGCCCACGACTTCTACGACTTCGAGGCGAAGTACATCGACTCCGCCGCCGGCATCGTGCCCGCGCCGCTGAGCGAGGAGCAGACCGCCCGGATCCAGGAGCTGGCCGTCCAGGCCTTCGAGGCCACCTCCTGCGAGGGTCTGGTCCGCGCGGACTTCTTCCTCACCGAGGACGGCGAGTTCGTGATCAACGAGATCAACACCATGCCGGGCTTCACGCCCATCTCCATGTACCCGCGGATGTGGCAGGAGAGCGGCGTCGGCTACCAGGAACTGGTGGACCGGCTCGTCCAGGCGGCACTGCGCCGCCCGACCGGCCTGCGCTGA
- a CDS encoding thiamine-phosphate kinase — translation MKGTVGELGEFGLIRELTSRLTTTPAVRLGPGDDAAVVAAPDRRVVASTDVLLEGRHFRRDWSTAYDVGRKAAAQNLADIAAMGAVPTAILLGLVVPAELPVTWPTELMDGIRDECQVAGAAVVGGDVVRGETITVAITALGDLRNHEPVTRSGAQAGDVVAVTGWLGWSAAGHAVLSRGFRSPRAFVEAHRRPEPPYHAGPAAASLGATAMTDISDGLIADLGHIAEASKVRIDLRTAAIDVPTQMSDIGQAVGVDPLQWVLTGGEDHAIVATFPPDVKLPARWKVIGEVVNPSALPQVTVDGAPWDKAGGWDHFGDMEPEE, via the coding sequence GTGAAAGGCACCGTGGGCGAGTTGGGGGAGTTCGGGCTCATCAGAGAGCTTACGTCCCGGCTCACCACCACCCCGGCGGTCCGACTCGGGCCGGGTGACGACGCCGCGGTGGTCGCAGCCCCCGACCGGAGGGTCGTGGCCAGCACGGACGTACTCCTGGAGGGGCGGCACTTCCGCCGCGACTGGTCCACCGCGTACGACGTCGGGCGCAAGGCCGCGGCGCAGAACCTCGCCGACATCGCCGCCATGGGCGCGGTGCCCACCGCGATCCTGCTCGGCCTCGTCGTGCCCGCCGAACTTCCCGTCACCTGGCCGACCGAGCTGATGGACGGCATCCGCGACGAGTGCCAGGTCGCGGGTGCCGCCGTGGTCGGCGGGGACGTGGTGCGGGGCGAGACGATCACCGTCGCCATCACGGCGCTGGGCGATCTGCGCAACCACGAGCCGGTCACCCGGTCCGGTGCCCAGGCGGGCGACGTCGTCGCCGTCACGGGCTGGCTGGGCTGGTCCGCGGCCGGGCACGCGGTGCTCTCCCGCGGTTTCCGCTCCCCGCGGGCCTTCGTCGAGGCCCACCGGCGGCCCGAGCCGCCGTACCACGCCGGTCCCGCGGCGGCCTCCCTCGGCGCCACCGCGATGACCGACATCAGTGACGGCCTCATCGCCGACCTCGGGCACATCGCCGAGGCCAGCAAGGTCCGTATCGATCTGCGCACGGCCGCGATCGACGTACCGACGCAGATGTCCGACATCGGGCAGGCCGTCGGCGTCGACCCGCTGCAGTGGGTGCTGACCGGGGGAGAGGACCACGCCATCGTGGCGACCTTCCCGCCGGACGTGAAGCTCCCCGCCCGCTGGAAGGTCATCGGAGAGGTGGTCAATCCCTCCGCCCTGCCGCAGGTGACCGTCGACGGCGCCCCCTGGGACAAGGCGGGCGGCTGGGACCACTTCGGCGACATGGAGCCCGAGGAGTAG
- a CDS encoding ATP synthase F0 subunit B, which translates to MDVQKKLDEIVATVSGARSMPMSASCVVNRAELLALLEEVRAALPGSLAQARELIGGREQLVADAREEAERIIESARAHRGSLISDTEVARQSQEEADRILAEARREADEIRAEADDYVDSKLANFEVVLTKTIGSVDRGREKLLGHADDTGYGSSGGLAEDAPERSADPQTQRMNADAYVDAKLGAVAAVLAKTLEAVGKGREKLLGARPADELGAHMAAQDSLPGGHHTSDADFLSELAAPQGPAVPPPAPPQQDYYAPVGGYAQQDPYEYQQHYTHQADPYAAHGGYQQDPYAWAPHDGGQGLDQGSQGGYGPHGGYVPAQASPQPTAAQQGGGSLDETSLFDTSMIDLDQLRRYEQGR; encoded by the coding sequence GTGGACGTGCAGAAGAAGCTCGACGAGATCGTCGCGACCGTCTCCGGCGCCCGGTCCATGCCCATGTCGGCCTCCTGTGTGGTCAACCGGGCCGAGCTGCTCGCCCTGCTCGAAGAGGTGCGGGCCGCCCTGCCCGGCTCCCTCGCCCAGGCCCGGGAGCTGATCGGCGGCCGGGAGCAGCTCGTCGCGGACGCGCGCGAGGAGGCCGAGCGGATCATCGAGTCCGCGCGCGCCCACCGCGGCTCGCTGATCTCCGACACCGAGGTCGCCCGGCAGTCCCAGGAGGAGGCCGACCGCATCCTCGCGGAGGCCCGCCGGGAGGCCGACGAGATCCGGGCGGAAGCCGACGACTACGTCGACAGCAAGCTCGCCAACTTCGAGGTCGTCCTCACCAAGACCATCGGTTCCGTCGACCGGGGCCGCGAGAAGCTGCTCGGTCACGCGGACGACACCGGCTACGGCTCCTCCGGCGGCCTGGCCGAGGACGCCCCCGAGCGCAGCGCCGACCCCCAGACCCAGCGGATGAACGCCGACGCCTACGTGGACGCCAAGCTCGGCGCGGTCGCCGCGGTGCTGGCCAAGACGCTCGAAGCCGTGGGCAAGGGCCGCGAGAAGCTGCTCGGCGCCCGGCCGGCCGACGAGCTGGGCGCCCACATGGCCGCCCAGGACAGCCTTCCCGGCGGCCACCACACCAGCGACGCCGACTTCCTCTCCGAGCTGGCCGCCCCCCAGGGGCCGGCCGTCCCGCCCCCGGCGCCGCCCCAGCAGGACTACTACGCGCCCGTGGGCGGCTACGCCCAGCAGGACCCGTACGAGTACCAGCAGCACTACACCCACCAGGCCGACCCGTACGCGGCCCACGGCGGCTACCAGCAGGACCCCTACGCCTGGGCCCCCCACGACGGCGGGCAGGGGCTCGACCAGGGAAGCCAGGGCGGCTACGGCCCGCACGGCGGATACGTGCCCGCGCAGGCGTCGCCGCAGCCGACGGCGGCGCAGCAGGGCGGTGGCTCGCTCGACGAGACGAGCCTCTTCGACACGAGCATGATCGACCTCGATCAGCTCCGGCGCTACGAGCAGGGCCGCTGA